A stretch of the Streptosporangium sp. NBC_01755 genome encodes the following:
- a CDS encoding FAD-dependent oxidoreductase — MSRLCHEPRVAVAVIEAMLTPYRGSGRLRVLQPYRPVGAEIDGDRVRAARLEHRDGAGEVTVVAPYVLDATETGELLPLTGTEYVTGFESQGDTGEPSAPAEAQPMNMQAVSVCFAIDHVDGDHTIDRPGSYEFWRSYQPGFWGDRLLSGRCPHPRTLEIVERSFTPNPDDDPLLVEADQRLNPGDANLWTFRRIAARRNFADGAYASDITLVNWPMIDYLEGPVIDVPDAAGHLAAARELSRSVLYWLQTEAPRLDGGTGFPGLRLRGDVTGGGDDGLAQAPYIRESRRIRAVYTVAEQDLSLAVRGDKGAVSYADSVGVGMYRIDLHPSTGGDNYIDVASSPFEIPLGGQALAGRGQAVRLPVLHLAVRGVRQYRPAQKGGPEDPR, encoded by the coding sequence GTGAGCCGCCTCTGTCACGAGCCGCGCGTCGCGGTCGCGGTGATCGAGGCGATGCTCACGCCGTACCGGGGCTCGGGGCGGCTGCGCGTCCTGCAGCCGTACCGGCCAGTCGGCGCGGAGATCGACGGCGACCGGGTGCGGGCGGCCCGTCTGGAGCACCGGGACGGAGCAGGTGAGGTCACGGTCGTCGCGCCGTACGTGCTGGACGCCACCGAGACGGGCGAGCTGCTGCCGCTGACCGGCACCGAGTACGTGACGGGGTTCGAGTCGCAGGGCGACACCGGCGAGCCGAGCGCGCCCGCCGAGGCCCAGCCGATGAACATGCAGGCCGTCTCGGTCTGCTTCGCGATCGATCACGTCGACGGCGACCACACCATCGACAGGCCCGGATCCTACGAGTTCTGGCGGAGCTACCAGCCCGGCTTCTGGGGGGACCGGCTGCTGTCCGGGCGCTGCCCGCACCCCAGGACCCTGGAGATCGTGGAACGCTCCTTCACCCCCAATCCCGACGACGACCCACTGCTCGTCGAGGCCGACCAGCGGCTCAACCCCGGCGACGCGAACCTGTGGACCTTCCGCAGGATCGCCGCGCGGCGCAACTTCGCGGACGGCGCCTACGCCAGCGACATCACCCTGGTCAACTGGCCGATGATCGACTACCTGGAGGGCCCGGTCATCGACGTGCCGGACGCCGCCGGGCACCTGGCCGCCGCCCGCGAGCTCTCCCGCTCGGTGCTGTACTGGTTGCAGACCGAGGCGCCGCGCCTCGACGGCGGGACCGGGTTTCCCGGCCTGCGCCTGCGGGGCGATGTCACAGGCGGTGGCGACGACGGCCTGGCCCAGGCCCCCTACATCCGCGAGTCGCGCCGCATCCGCGCCGTGTACACCGTGGCCGAGCAGGACCTGTCGCTCGCAGTGCGCGGAGACAAGGGCGCGGTGAGCTACGCCGACTCGGTCGGCGTGGGGATGTACCGCATCGACCTTCACCCCTCCACCGGGGGCGACAACTACATAGACGTGGCCAGCTCGCCGTTCGAGATCCCCCTCGGCGGTCAAGCTCTGGCAGGCCGAGGGCAAGCTGTACGCCTACCCGTTCTCCACCTCGCCGTTCGGGGTGTTCGTCAATACCGACCTGCTCAGAAAGGCGGGCCAGAAGACCCCCGCTGA
- a CDS encoding LacI family DNA-binding transcriptional regulator yields MTAPGRRLTQQDIARIAGVSQTTVSLVLNNRTDAEVRIAPETRERVLRVIRETGYVADPVARRLAERRNRILGVFTYEAVFPTASADFYHPFLLGIEECAEEMGCDLLLFTSARAVGERRRIFNEDSRVRLADGCVLLGRTVDRDDLARLLAEGIPFVSIGRRDDAGAPVPYVGADYPPAVRALVDRAAGFGHRRLAYVGAGAGAESPADRMRGFREAVAAVGAEGVHVQVTGRTSEELLEELSAARVTAAFVEEPADALAITHAARERGLAIPGDLSILALGAPTRPVHVDLTGFRIPRREMGRRAVELLAELLESGGGTPQELLACELVEGSTLAPIPS; encoded by the coding sequence GTGACTGCTCCCGGTCGCCGACTCACCCAGCAGGACATCGCCCGCATCGCGGGGGTGAGCCAGACCACCGTGTCGCTGGTCCTCAACAACAGGACCGACGCCGAGGTACGCATCGCCCCGGAGACACGTGAACGGGTGCTGAGGGTGATCAGGGAGACCGGGTATGTCGCCGACCCGGTCGCCCGGAGGCTCGCCGAGCGGCGCAACCGCATCCTGGGCGTCTTCACCTACGAGGCGGTCTTCCCGACCGCGAGCGCCGACTTCTACCACCCCTTCCTGCTCGGCATCGAGGAGTGCGCCGAGGAGATGGGCTGTGACCTGCTGCTGTTCACCAGCGCCAGGGCCGTGGGGGAGCGGCGCCGGATCTTCAACGAGGACAGCCGGGTGCGGCTGGCCGACGGCTGCGTCCTCCTTGGGCGCACGGTCGACCGCGACGACCTGGCCCGGCTGCTGGCCGAAGGCATCCCCTTCGTCTCCATCGGCCGCCGCGACGACGCCGGCGCGCCGGTGCCGTACGTGGGCGCCGACTACCCGCCCGCGGTGCGCGCCCTGGTCGACCGGGCGGCGGGGTTCGGCCATCGGCGGCTGGCCTACGTCGGCGCGGGAGCGGGCGCGGAGTCACCGGCCGACCGCATGCGCGGCTTCCGCGAGGCCGTGGCCGCGGTCGGAGCCGAGGGGGTGCACGTGCAGGTCACCGGCAGGACCTCCGAGGAACTGCTGGAGGAGTTGTCGGCGGCCCGGGTGACCGCCGCCTTCGTCGAGGAACCCGCCGATGCCTTGGCGATCACGCACGCGGCGCGCGAACGGGGTCTGGCGATCCCCGGAGACCTGTCGATCCTCGCGCTGGGCGCTCCGACCAGGCCCGTCCACGTCGACCTTACCGGGTTCCGCATCCCCCGCCGCGAGATGGGTCGCAGAGCCGTCGAGCTGCTGGCGGAGCTGTTGGAGAGCGGCGGGGGGACACCACAGGAACTGCTGGCCTGCGAGCTGGTCGAGGGATCCACGCTCGCACCGATTCCAAGCTGA
- a CDS encoding NUDIX domain-containing protein → MTIRNSHCSFCGEAFTPGQTWPRTCAGCRNTSYLNPLPVAVMVLPVDDGLLAVRRGIEPHRGGLALPGGFIDMGESWQQAAVRELREETGVVVGADDVRLLDVLSAPDGTVLIFALGPRTDSATLPPVTPTAETTEWLLIDGPRELAFPLHTRIVARHFAPE, encoded by the coding sequence GTGACGATCAGGAACTCGCACTGCTCCTTCTGCGGTGAGGCCTTCACCCCCGGCCAGACCTGGCCGCGCACCTGTGCCGGCTGCCGGAACACCTCCTACCTCAACCCACTCCCGGTCGCGGTGATGGTGCTGCCGGTGGACGACGGCCTGCTGGCGGTCCGCCGCGGCATCGAGCCGCACCGGGGCGGGCTCGCCCTGCCCGGCGGCTTCATCGACATGGGCGAATCCTGGCAGCAGGCGGCCGTCCGGGAGCTCCGCGAGGAGACGGGGGTCGTCGTCGGGGCGGACGACGTGCGCCTCCTGGACGTGCTCAGCGCTCCCGACGGCACCGTGCTGATCTTCGCCTTGGGGCCGAGGACCGACTCGGCCACCCTCCCACCGGTCACGCCCACAGCCGAGACGACGGAGTGGCTGCTGATCGACGGGCCGCGAGAGCTGGCATTCCCGCTGCACACCCGCATCGTGGCGAGGCACTTCGCCCCGGAATGA
- a CDS encoding MFS transporter yields the protein MTAPPGAVSAYYSDLIGRRNVMLIGTVLSIVAGPAAFLIMKPGDAVSYFLALGLLMVVMGIPYGPGAAYLPEIFHARYRYTGAGMGYNLAGILGGAVPLIIAQPLVAKYGAISLGYYLAVLGLISTVCVLAIGETKHRSIDADTHSAPTT from the coding sequence GTGACGGCGCCTCCGGGGGCGGTTTCGGCCTACTACTCCGACCTGATCGGCCGCCGCAATGTGATGCTCATCGGCACCGTCTTGTCGATCGTCGCCGGCCCCGCCGCGTTCCTCATCATGAAGCCGGGAGACGCGGTGTCGTACTTCCTCGCGCTCGGCCTGCTGATGGTGGTGATGGGCATCCCCTACGGACCGGGCGCCGCCTACCTGCCCGAAATATTCCATGCCCGCTACCGGTACACCGGCGCGGGCATGGGCTACAACCTCGCCGGCATCCTGGGGGGCGCGGTCCCGCTGATCATCGCCCAACCACTGGTCGCCAAGTACGGCGCCATCAGCCTCGGCTACTACCTCGCCGTCCTCGGCCTGATCAGCACCGTGTGCGTGCTGGCCATCGGCGAGACCAAGCACCGATCCATCGACGCCGATACCCACTCCGCGCCCACCACTTGA
- a CDS encoding RHS repeat-associated core domain-containing protein, with product MMSRTKGADQQRFTYSGLENDIVAVSDGAGALQAKYGRDPFGGLLSLQEGTGPALGTMTDLHGDVVGTFSGTALVDSVAYDPFGTVTHRSGAQRALGYQGEYTDPDTGKINMHARWYQPGTGAFVSRDDWTLNPEPSVQANRYTYANASPLVGIDPTGHLPFLLAIPAWKLAVAAVAAVGALTAAEHLRRNPVYTRDSSPPTTTTATKTTSRADDIPSTWVPQLIRVLGHG from the coding sequence ATGATGTCGCGCACCAAGGGTGCCGACCAGCAGCGCTTCACCTATTCGGGTCTGGAAAACGACATCGTCGCCGTCAGCGACGGCGCAGGCGCTCTGCAGGCCAAGTACGGCCGCGACCCCTTCGGTGGCCTGCTCAGCCTGCAAGAAGGCACCGGGCCGGCCCTCGGAACCATGACCGACCTGCACGGTGATGTGGTGGGCACCTTCTCCGGCACCGCCCTGGTCGACTCGGTCGCCTACGACCCATTCGGAACCGTCACCCACCGCTCCGGTGCCCAGCGCGCCCTCGGCTATCAGGGCGAGTACACCGACCCCGATACCGGCAAGATCAACATGCACGCCCGCTGGTACCAGCCCGGCACCGGCGCCTTTGTCTCCCGCGACGACTGGACCCTCAACCCCGAGCCGTCCGTTCAGGCCAACCGCTACACCTACGCCAACGCCAGTCCGCTGGTCGGGATCGACCCAACAGGACACCTGCCCTTCTTGTTGGCGATTCCTGCTTGGAAGCTGGCCGTTGCGGCTGTGGCTGCAGTCGGCGCATTGACAGCGGCTGAACATCTCAGACGCAACCCGGTTTACACCCGAGATTCCTCACCGCCGACAACCACAACGGCCACCAAAACCACTTCCCGCGCTGACGACATTCCCTCCACCTGGGTTCCGCAGCTAATCAGGGTTCTGGGCCACGGCTGA
- a CDS encoding IS1634 family transposase: MYLRSTPRRNKDGTEVRYLQLAHNVWDPVLKRSKVQVVYNFGREDAANREALQRLIASVTRFLDPDAALSAATDGLAFTESRPLGGTWVLDALWRQLEIGKVMKRLLKGRRLDPAAERVLFALVANRALAPCSKLAAARWVNEDVAIDGLLPATSDDACYRAMDWLIEISGKLEEEVFHQVANLLNLEVDLLFFDTTSTYFETEDADEAVPRDAFGQVVPEQDATDDHKRKGFRSFGKSKDHRDDLPQVVIGMAVTRTGIPVRVWSWPGATGDSALIRQVKDDMRDWTLSRIVWVADRGFASERNRLHLRKGDHHYIIGEKLRSGSAEATEALARQGRYQEIRDNLRVKEVRIREDERFIICFNPEAAQRDEKVRERLLAQLATLIEGTDRLNATKRAELRGVISTKPGLNRYLRTTPGGLLRIDAARIKAEENLDGKYLLRTSDPKMTPEDIALGYKQLLEVERGWRDMKQIIDLRPVFHRKEQRIRAHVLLCWLALLLARIAETSTGQTWPALRRELDRITLGTFTGPAGTFRQRTEITKAQRDLLHALKIDAPPRIYQLTPPSR; the protein is encoded by the coding sequence ATGTATCTGCGGTCGACGCCTCGCCGGAACAAGGACGGGACGGAAGTCCGATACCTGCAGCTCGCGCACAACGTGTGGGATCCGGTGTTGAAGCGGTCGAAGGTGCAGGTCGTCTACAACTTCGGCCGCGAGGATGCCGCGAACCGGGAAGCCTTGCAGCGCCTGATCGCCTCGGTCACCCGGTTCCTCGATCCCGACGCCGCCTTGTCGGCGGCGACCGACGGGCTGGCGTTCACCGAGTCCCGACCTCTGGGCGGCACATGGGTGCTGGATGCCCTCTGGCGGCAGTTGGAGATCGGCAAGGTGATGAAACGGCTGCTCAAGGGCCGCCGGCTCGACCCGGCCGCGGAGCGGGTGCTGTTCGCGCTGGTCGCCAACCGGGCCCTGGCCCCCTGCTCCAAGCTCGCGGCGGCCCGCTGGGTGAACGAGGACGTGGCGATCGACGGCCTGCTGCCCGCGACCAGCGACGACGCCTGCTACCGGGCGATGGACTGGCTGATCGAGATCTCCGGAAAGCTCGAGGAAGAGGTGTTCCACCAGGTCGCAAACCTCCTCAACCTCGAGGTCGATCTGCTGTTCTTCGACACCACCTCGACCTACTTCGAGACCGAAGACGCCGACGAAGCCGTGCCTCGCGACGCGTTCGGCCAGGTCGTGCCCGAGCAGGACGCCACCGACGATCACAAGCGCAAGGGGTTCCGGTCGTTCGGCAAGTCCAAGGACCACCGCGATGACCTGCCGCAGGTCGTGATCGGGATGGCCGTCACCCGCACCGGCATCCCCGTCCGGGTGTGGTCCTGGCCCGGCGCGACCGGCGACTCCGCGCTGATCCGGCAGGTCAAGGACGATATGCGGGACTGGACGTTGTCGCGGATCGTGTGGGTCGCCGACCGCGGCTTCGCCTCCGAGCGCAACCGGCTGCACCTGCGCAAGGGCGACCACCACTACATCATCGGAGAGAAGCTCCGCTCCGGATCGGCCGAGGCCACCGAAGCACTCGCCCGTCAGGGCCGCTACCAGGAGATCCGCGACAACCTGCGGGTCAAGGAGGTTCGGATCCGCGAGGACGAGCGGTTCATCATCTGCTTCAACCCCGAGGCCGCGCAGCGGGACGAGAAGGTCCGGGAACGACTGCTCGCCCAGCTCGCGACCTTGATCGAGGGCACCGATCGGCTGAACGCGACCAAACGTGCGGAGCTGCGCGGGGTGATCTCCACCAAGCCCGGCCTGAACCGGTACCTGCGGACCACGCCCGGCGGGCTGCTGCGCATCGACGCCGCGAGAATCAAGGCCGAGGAGAACCTCGACGGCAAGTACCTGCTGCGCACCTCGGACCCGAAGATGACTCCTGAGGACATCGCGCTCGGCTACAAGCAGCTCCTCGAGGTTGAGCGGGGCTGGCGCGACATGAAGCAGATCATCGATCTGCGGCCGGTCTTCCACCGCAAGGAGCAGCGCATCCGCGCGCACGTCCTGCTCTGCTGGCTGGCGCTGCTGCTGGCCCGGATCGCCGAGACCTCCACCGGGCAGACCTGGCCCGCCCTGCGCCGCGAGCTCGACCGGATCACTCTGGGCACCTTCACCGGCCCCGCCGGCACCTTCCGGCAACGCACCGAGATCACCAAAGCCCAGCGCGATCTGCTCCACGCCCTCAAAATCGATGCCCCGCCCAGGATCTACCAGCTCACCCCGCCCAGCCGCTGA
- a CDS encoding thioredoxin family protein, with protein MVTVIRPILQEACMLELTVLTVQDCPNAAVLHERLTQALAGHPGASMITQHVIDDEVSAAALGMHGSPTLLINGVDVFASAGTPTSVSCRLYRDETGSTGGAPSVTALRRALEQA; from the coding sequence ATGGTGACCGTCATCCGCCCGATCCTGCAGGAGGCCTGCATGCTGGAGCTCACCGTGCTGACCGTGCAGGACTGCCCGAACGCGGCTGTCCTGCACGAGCGCCTGACCCAGGCGCTGGCCGGGCACCCCGGAGCGTCGATGATCACCCAGCACGTGATCGACGATGAGGTGTCAGCGGCCGCGCTGGGCATGCATGGCTCCCCGACCTTGCTGATCAACGGCGTCGATGTGTTTGCCTCGGCGGGCACCCCGACCAGTGTGTCGTGTCGTCTCTACCGCGACGAAACCGGCTCCACCGGCGGCGCGCCCTCGGTGACGGCCCTGCGCCGAGCACTGGAGCAGGCGTGA
- a CDS encoding ankyrin repeat domain-containing protein, whose translation MAYLDTEDPVAAATAKAIHSGDTTGLRRLLETHPGLATVRLGDEGGMSRTLLHVVTDWPGHYPNGPQTVAVLVAAGADLNAPFEGGHTERPLHWAASSDDVPVLDALLDAGADIEAPGSCIGTGGTAMTDACAFGQWNAARRLVERGASTTLWESATLGLMDRIITHFTGGRQPDAETITHGLWSSCHGGQRASAQFFLERGADINWVGYDDLTPLDAALRTGAADLAAWLRTQGARSTADLT comes from the coding sequence ATGGCCTATCTGGACACCGAGGACCCCGTCGCGGCCGCGACGGCGAAGGCGATTCACTCCGGCGACACCACCGGGCTCCGGAGGCTGCTGGAGACTCATCCTGGGCTGGCGACCGTCCGGCTCGGTGACGAGGGCGGCATGTCACGGACTCTGCTGCATGTGGTGACCGACTGGCCCGGCCATTACCCGAACGGCCCGCAGACGGTGGCGGTTCTGGTCGCAGCCGGCGCGGACCTGAACGCCCCGTTCGAGGGCGGCCACACCGAGAGGCCGCTGCACTGGGCGGCCAGCAGCGACGACGTGCCGGTTTTGGACGCGCTCCTGGACGCAGGCGCGGACATCGAGGCTCCCGGGTCGTGCATCGGCACCGGCGGTACCGCGATGACCGACGCGTGCGCGTTCGGCCAGTGGAACGCCGCCCGCCGCCTGGTGGAGCGTGGCGCGTCCACCACGCTGTGGGAGTCGGCGACCCTCGGTCTGATGGACCGCATCATCACGCACTTCACCGGCGGACGGCAGCCGGACGCCGAGACGATCACCCATGGCCTGTGGTCGTCTTGCCACGGCGGCCAGCGGGCGTCCGCGCAGTTCTTCCTGGAACGCGGCGCGGACATCAACTGGGTTGGCTACGACGATCTGACGCCTCTTGACGCCGCCCTGCGCACCGGCGCCGCCGACCTCGCCGCCTGGCTGCGCACCCAAGGAGCACGCTCAACGGCCGACCTCACCTGA
- a CDS encoding flavin-containing monooxygenase — MDTIVIGGGQAGLTATRALLDAGLTPVLLEATDQTTGSWGRYYDSLTLFSPARYSSLPGFPFGGDPDRYPRRDEVVDYLARYARDLGRGGAEIRTGARVTAVEADTHRGARGGGFAVHLADGSTLNAPTVIAASGSFDRPHLPVLPGRDGFTGQILHAAAYTGPLPYAGRRVVVVGAGNSAVQIAYELAETTTVTLATRTPIRFVDQRPLGKDLHFWFTLTGFDRLPARLVTTPPTVPVLDEGAYRQALRDGRLDRRPIFTRLDEGDVVWADGSREPVDVVLLATGYRPNLDYLNGLGALDERGHPRHDRGLSTTHPGLGFLGLEWQRTPASNTLRGVGRDARHLTGKLTTHLNTRRFRAGV; from the coding sequence ATGGACACCATCGTCATCGGCGGCGGCCAAGCCGGACTGACCGCCACCCGGGCTCTTCTGGACGCCGGCTTGACCCCGGTGCTCCTGGAGGCAACAGACCAGACCACCGGCTCCTGGGGCCGCTACTACGACAGCCTCACCCTGTTCTCACCCGCCCGCTACAGCTCCTTACCCGGCTTTCCCTTCGGCGGTGATCCCGACCGCTACCCCCGCCGCGACGAGGTCGTCGACTACCTGGCCCGCTACGCCCGCGATCTCGGCCGCGGGGGCGCCGAGATCCGCACCGGCGCCCGCGTCACCGCCGTCGAAGCCGACACCCATCGCGGTGCCCGGGGCGGTGGCTTCGCCGTGCATCTGGCCGACGGCAGCACACTGAACGCGCCCACCGTGATCGCCGCCAGCGGATCCTTCGACCGTCCTCACCTGCCCGTCCTGCCGGGCCGCGACGGCTTCACCGGCCAGATCCTGCACGCCGCCGCCTACACCGGCCCCCTGCCATACGCGGGCCGGCGCGTCGTCGTGGTCGGCGCCGGCAACTCCGCCGTGCAGATCGCCTACGAACTCGCCGAGACCACCACGGTGACCCTGGCCACCCGCACGCCGATCCGCTTCGTCGACCAGCGCCCCCTGGGCAAGGACCTGCACTTCTGGTTCACCCTCACCGGCTTCGACCGCCTGCCCGCCCGCCTGGTCACCACCCCGCCCACCGTCCCCGTCCTGGACGAGGGCGCCTACCGCCAGGCACTACGCGACGGCCGACTCGATCGGCGCCCGATATTCACCCGCCTCGACGAAGGCGACGTGGTGTGGGCCGACGGCAGCCGCGAACCCGTCGACGTCGTACTGCTCGCCACCGGATACCGGCCCAACCTCGACTACCTCAACGGGCTCGGCGCCCTGGACGAGCGCGGCCACCCGCGCCATGACCGGGGCCTGTCCACCACCCATCCCGGGCTGGGCTTCCTCGGCCTGGAATGGCAACGCACCCCCGCCTCCAACACCCTGCGCGGAGTAGGCCGCGACGCCCGCCACCTCACCGGCAAACTCACAACCCACCTCAACACCCGCCGCTTTCGGGCGGGCGTATGA
- a CDS encoding ArsR/SmtB family transcription factor — protein METGNTDIELTDAARGFLKAMASDTRQQILMLFAGGIELTVGEVAERMALAQSATSTHLATLRDGGVLSARREWKTVYYRADPGRIGQALADLQLSLQACCPPNACTSDAACG, from the coding sequence ATGGAGACGGGAAACACCGACATCGAGCTGACCGACGCCGCGCGTGGTTTCCTCAAGGCGATGGCCAGCGACACCCGCCAGCAGATCCTCATGCTGTTCGCCGGCGGGATCGAGCTGACAGTGGGCGAGGTCGCCGAACGGATGGCGCTGGCCCAATCGGCCACCTCAACTCATCTGGCGACGCTTCGCGACGGCGGGGTACTGAGCGCCCGGCGGGAGTGGAAGACGGTCTACTACCGCGCTGATCCCGGCCGGATCGGCCAGGCCCTGGCCGATCTGCAGCTCAGCTTGCAGGCGTGTTGCCCGCCGAACGCCTGCACCTCGGACGCCGCCTGCGGGTGA
- a CDS encoding PadR family transcriptional regulator, whose amino-acid sequence MRAEALKGHLDGLLLAALESGPMHGYAVREALREATQGRIDLPTGTVYPALHRLERAGLIFGSWSVVAGRRRRSYELTSAGRAALGGERANWQEFASAVTAALGARPWPATT is encoded by the coding sequence ATGAGGGCCGAAGCGCTCAAAGGACATCTGGACGGCCTGCTGCTCGCCGCGCTGGAGAGCGGGCCGATGCACGGGTACGCGGTGAGGGAAGCCCTTCGGGAAGCGACGCAGGGGCGCATCGATCTGCCCACCGGCACCGTCTATCCGGCATTGCACCGCCTGGAACGGGCCGGACTGATTTTCGGGAGCTGGTCGGTTGTCGCCGGCCGGCGACGCCGCAGCTATGAACTCACCAGCGCCGGACGTGCGGCGCTCGGCGGTGAGCGGGCCAACTGGCAGGAGTTCGCGAGCGCGGTCACCGCGGCGCTGGGGGCACGGCCATGGCCGGCCACGACCTGA